The following are encoded in a window of Oncorhynchus mykiss isolate Arlee chromosome 31, USDA_OmykA_1.1, whole genome shotgun sequence genomic DNA:
- the LOC110504804 gene encoding heterogeneous nuclear ribonucleoprotein A/B isoform X2, whose amino-acid sequence MSDTEQQFMETSENGHEGEEDFNGAEPADETEAPNEGEAETEACVEDKTALEGEGKGEGEDSQNGASEGEGGQINASKGEEDAGKMFVGGLSWDTSKKDLKDYFSKFGEVTDCTIKMDQQTGRSRGFGFILFKEAAGVDKVLEQKEHRLDGRQIDPKKAMAMKKEPVKKIFVGGLNPDTEKEVIQEYFGTFGEIETIELPQDPKTEKRRGFVFITYKDETPVKKVLEKKFHNVSGSKCEIKIAQPKEVYQQQQYGGRGGGGRGRGRGGQGQNWNQGGGGGGYNNYWNQGYGNQGYGYGGQQGYGGYGGYGNYDYSAGYGYGGGYDYSLK is encoded by the exons ATGTCAGACACCGAGCAACAGTTTATGGAAACATCCGAGAACGGCCATGAAGGCGAGGAGGATTTTAACGGAGCCGAGCCCGCTGATGAGACCGAAGCCCCGAATGAAGGCGAGGCAGAGACCGAAGCCTGCGTAGAAGATAAAACTGCATTAGAGGGAGAAGGCAAAGGGGAGGGAGAAGATTCACAAAATGGTGCCTCGGAGGGGGAAGGCGGACAGATCAACGCCAGCAAAGGCGAGGAGGACGCGGG GAAAATGTTTGTTGGCGGACTTAGCTGGGACACAAGTAAGAAAGATCTTAAAGATTATTTCTCTAAATTCGGTGAGGTGACAGACTGCACCATAAAGATGGACCAGCAGACAGGCAGGTCAAGAGGCTTCGGCTTTATTCTCTTCAAAGAGGCAGCCGGTGTAGACAAG GTTCTCGAGCAGAAGGAACACAGACTAGATGGGCGACAGATTGACCCCAAGAAGGCCATGGCCATGAAGAAGGAGCCTGTAAAAAAAATCTTTGTAGGTGGCCTCAACCCAGATACAGAAAAGGAAGTTATCCAGGAGTACTTTGGAACTTTTGGAGAG ATTGAGACGATTGAGCTTCCACAGGATCCAAAAACAGAAAAGAGAAGGGGCTTTGTGTTCATCACGTATAAGGATGAAACTCCTGTCAAAAAAGTGCTAGAAAAGAAATTCCATAACGTCAGTGGAAGCAAG TGTGAGATTAAAATAGCCCAGCCCAAAGAGGTGTACCAGCAGCAGCAGTATGGTGGCCGTGGTGGTGGGGGACGGGGCAGGGGTCGTGGAG GTCAGGGCCAGAACTGGAAccaaggtggtggtggtggtggatacAACAACTACTGGAACCAAGGCTATGGTAACCAGGGCTATGGCTACGGTGGACAGCAAGGCTATGGTGGATACGGAGGCTATGGCAACTACGACTACTCCGCTGGATACGGCTATGGGGGTGGCTACGACTACA GTCTAAAGTAA
- the LOC110504804 gene encoding heterogeneous nuclear ribonucleoprotein A/B isoform X1, whose product MSDTEQQFMETSENGHEGEEDFNGAEPADETEAPNEGEAETEACVEDKTALEGEGKGEGEDSQNGASEGEGGQINASKGEEDAGKMFVGGLSWDTSKKDLKDYFSKFGEVTDCTIKMDQQTGRSRGFGFILFKEAAGVDKVLEQKEHRLDGRQIDPKKAMAMKKEPVKKIFVGGLNPDTEKEVIQEYFGTFGEIETIELPQDPKTEKRRGFVFITYKDETPVKKVLEKKFHNVSGSKCEIKIAQPKEVYQQQQYGGRGGGGRGRGRGGQGQNWNQGGGGGGYNNYWNQGYGNQGYGYGGQQGYGGYGGYGNYDYSAGYGYGGGYDYNQGNAGYGKTPRRGGHQSSYKPY is encoded by the exons ATGTCAGACACCGAGCAACAGTTTATGGAAACATCCGAGAACGGCCATGAAGGCGAGGAGGATTTTAACGGAGCCGAGCCCGCTGATGAGACCGAAGCCCCGAATGAAGGCGAGGCAGAGACCGAAGCCTGCGTAGAAGATAAAACTGCATTAGAGGGAGAAGGCAAAGGGGAGGGAGAAGATTCACAAAATGGTGCCTCGGAGGGGGAAGGCGGACAGATCAACGCCAGCAAAGGCGAGGAGGACGCGGG GAAAATGTTTGTTGGCGGACTTAGCTGGGACACAAGTAAGAAAGATCTTAAAGATTATTTCTCTAAATTCGGTGAGGTGACAGACTGCACCATAAAGATGGACCAGCAGACAGGCAGGTCAAGAGGCTTCGGCTTTATTCTCTTCAAAGAGGCAGCCGGTGTAGACAAG GTTCTCGAGCAGAAGGAACACAGACTAGATGGGCGACAGATTGACCCCAAGAAGGCCATGGCCATGAAGAAGGAGCCTGTAAAAAAAATCTTTGTAGGTGGCCTCAACCCAGATACAGAAAAGGAAGTTATCCAGGAGTACTTTGGAACTTTTGGAGAG ATTGAGACGATTGAGCTTCCACAGGATCCAAAAACAGAAAAGAGAAGGGGCTTTGTGTTCATCACGTATAAGGATGAAACTCCTGTCAAAAAAGTGCTAGAAAAGAAATTCCATAACGTCAGTGGAAGCAAG TGTGAGATTAAAATAGCCCAGCCCAAAGAGGTGTACCAGCAGCAGCAGTATGGTGGCCGTGGTGGTGGGGGACGGGGCAGGGGTCGTGGAG GTCAGGGCCAGAACTGGAAccaaggtggtggtggtggtggatacAACAACTACTGGAACCAAGGCTATGGTAACCAGGGCTATGGCTACGGTGGACAGCAAGGCTATGGTGGATACGGAGGCTATGGCAACTACGACTACTCCGCTGGATACGGCTATGGGGGTGGCTACGACTACA ACCAGGGCAATGCAGGCTATGGGAAAACTCCAAGACGTGGAGGCCACCAGAGTAGCTACAAGCCATACTGA
- the LOC110504804 gene encoding heterogeneous nuclear ribonucleoprotein A/B isoform X3, with protein sequence MSDTEQQFMETSENGHEGEEDFNGAEPADETEAPNEGEAETEACVEDKTALEGEGKGEGEDSQNGASEGEGGQINASKGEEDAGKMFVGGLSWDTSKKDLKDYFSKFGEVTDCTIKMDQQTGRSRGFGFILFKEAAGVDKVLEQKEHRLDGRQIDPKKAMAMKKEPVKKIFVGGLNPDTEKEVIQEYFGTFGEIETIELPQDPKTEKRRGFVFITYKDETPVKKVLEKKFHNVSGSKCEIKIAQPKEVYQQQQYGGRGGGGRGRGRGGQGQNWNQGGGGGGYNNYWNQGYGNQGYGYGGQQGYGGYGGYGNYDYSAGYGYGGGYDYSKR encoded by the exons ATGTCAGACACCGAGCAACAGTTTATGGAAACATCCGAGAACGGCCATGAAGGCGAGGAGGATTTTAACGGAGCCGAGCCCGCTGATGAGACCGAAGCCCCGAATGAAGGCGAGGCAGAGACCGAAGCCTGCGTAGAAGATAAAACTGCATTAGAGGGAGAAGGCAAAGGGGAGGGAGAAGATTCACAAAATGGTGCCTCGGAGGGGGAAGGCGGACAGATCAACGCCAGCAAAGGCGAGGAGGACGCGGG GAAAATGTTTGTTGGCGGACTTAGCTGGGACACAAGTAAGAAAGATCTTAAAGATTATTTCTCTAAATTCGGTGAGGTGACAGACTGCACCATAAAGATGGACCAGCAGACAGGCAGGTCAAGAGGCTTCGGCTTTATTCTCTTCAAAGAGGCAGCCGGTGTAGACAAG GTTCTCGAGCAGAAGGAACACAGACTAGATGGGCGACAGATTGACCCCAAGAAGGCCATGGCCATGAAGAAGGAGCCTGTAAAAAAAATCTTTGTAGGTGGCCTCAACCCAGATACAGAAAAGGAAGTTATCCAGGAGTACTTTGGAACTTTTGGAGAG ATTGAGACGATTGAGCTTCCACAGGATCCAAAAACAGAAAAGAGAAGGGGCTTTGTGTTCATCACGTATAAGGATGAAACTCCTGTCAAAAAAGTGCTAGAAAAGAAATTCCATAACGTCAGTGGAAGCAAG TGTGAGATTAAAATAGCCCAGCCCAAAGAGGTGTACCAGCAGCAGCAGTATGGTGGCCGTGGTGGTGGGGGACGGGGCAGGGGTCGTGGAG GTCAGGGCCAGAACTGGAAccaaggtggtggtggtggtggatacAACAACTACTGGAACCAAGGCTATGGTAACCAGGGCTATGGCTACGGTGGACAGCAAGGCTATGGTGGATACGGAGGCTATGGCAACTACGACTACTCCGCTGGATACGGCTATGGGGGTGGCTACGACTACAGTAAGCGATAA